A genomic region of Desulfosarcina ovata subsp. ovata contains the following coding sequences:
- a CDS encoding transposase zinc-binding domain-containing protein, with protein sequence MEDHFEELERIWDDKYANRFGFWQDYVTNVIHRYLECGDLHFGFARVKCEACGHEYLLAFSCKRRHFCPSCHQKRVVEYSEWLLGNVLKAVPHRQWVFSIPKRLRIYFLYNRKLLSKLSKCAWNVIRACLESTALQDDATPGASIAIHTYGDFLNFNPHAHAIVPDGCFLGDSDFQMAPMITGKDLSEAFRHEVLTMLKKEGKINDAVIENMMSWHHSGFHVHIGERIWPEDEKGLENLARYIIRACFSQERMVYIPVTEATDGVAKVIYTSKDGKTRKTFDALDWLAHLVTHVPGRYATSQFS encoded by the coding sequence GTGGAAGACCATTTCGAGGAATTGGAACGGATCTGGGACGATAAATATGCAAACCGCTTTGGTTTCTGGCAGGACTATGTCACGAATGTCATTCACCGGTACCTGGAGTGCGGGGATCTTCACTTTGGTTTCGCGCGGGTTAAATGCGAAGCGTGCGGTCATGAATATCTCCTGGCATTTTCTTGTAAGCGGCGTCACTTCTGCCCATCTTGTCATCAGAAACGGGTGGTGGAATACAGCGAGTGGCTGCTTGGAAATGTTCTGAAAGCGGTCCCCCACCGGCAATGGGTGTTCAGCATTCCCAAAAGGCTCCGGATCTATTTTCTGTATAATCGCAAATTGCTGTCGAAATTAAGCAAATGCGCGTGGAATGTCATACGTGCATGTCTTGAATCCACCGCCTTACAAGATGACGCGACACCTGGAGCCAGCATCGCCATTCATACTTACGGTGATTTCCTGAATTTCAATCCTCATGCGCACGCAATCGTGCCGGACGGCTGTTTTCTGGGAGACAGCGATTTTCAGATGGCGCCCATGATTACGGGTAAAGATCTGTCAGAGGCGTTTCGGCATGAGGTTCTCACCATGCTCAAGAAAGAGGGGAAAATCAACGACGCGGTTATCGAAAACATGATGTCCTGGCATCACAGCGGATTTCACGTTCATATCGGCGAAAGGATCTGGCCGGAGGATGAAAAGGGATTGGAAAATCTGGCCAGATACATCATCCGGGCCTGTTTCTCACAGGAGCGGATGGTTTATATCCCGGTTACGGAAGCCACAGACGGCGTGGCCAAGGTTATCTATACCTCCAAGGACGGAAAAACTCGGAAAACCTTCGATGCATTGGACTGGCTCGCTCATTTAGTTACGCATGTTCCCGGCAGGTATGCTACGTCCCAGTTTAGTTGA
- a CDS encoding molybdopterin-dependent oxidoreductase: MKARKEILTDCTLCYHSCGIKVAVEDGKAVEVKGLASHPINKGELCPKGENILDTIYHPQRIKYPMKKVNGKFERISWETALDEISRKLSDLKEEFGPQMMGMFSGSIGVENMEIAGLTQRFKTAFGSPNFFSVESVCYRMRIRTRQITFGKYPTEELDSNLYILWGHNPDASDLPLKMAIEKNMQKGAKVVVIDPKKIPMSKNADMVLTIRPGSDGALALAMIHVIIKEKRYDRAFIDKHTKGFEKLVPHIEPFTPEWAQKITWVPADKIRKLARMFAATKGAAIYQGTCTQDQTANGTQNSRAFSILQVITGNINVPGGWVISPRPYLGNVGLAGDGDPLGIDKYPLFIELWGRKSPYGVVTMVPENIPDLLKSFIVVGGNPLVSMPDSNAFKEAFRKLDLLVVHDLYMTDTAKEAHYVLPACSNLEKYGVAYNYNVCHCIPYLMLRKKCIEPYEESWSEWKLFTELAKRLGLEEYFPWASEEELVAFELGQTGFSFDYLLNEKPEGDYYQQKSYTIPDGTFKTPSKKIEIYSDAMQQAGFDPLPTYLEPLKSPQSKKYRDLKKYPLILGTGNRSYYYTHSQHRNIDALNGQDPHPMAELSRNTAKDFGIKQGDDVSVSTDRGTVFMKASVVDCVADGIVFVPHGWSGQANANLLTDAKCREPILGYPDMKSLMCAIKSVEISR; this comes from the coding sequence ATGAAAGCAAGAAAAGAAATCCTGACGGACTGTACGCTGTGTTACCATAGTTGCGGCATCAAGGTGGCCGTTGAAGACGGAAAAGCAGTTGAGGTAAAAGGGCTGGCTTCTCACCCGATTAATAAAGGGGAATTGTGCCCGAAAGGCGAAAACATTTTAGACACCATTTATCACCCTCAGCGCATCAAATATCCCATGAAAAAAGTAAATGGAAAGTTTGAACGCATTTCATGGGAAACGGCCCTGGATGAGATTTCTCGAAAATTGTCAGATTTGAAAGAAGAATTCGGGCCCCAAATGATGGGGATGTTTTCCGGTTCAATCGGCGTGGAAAACATGGAGATTGCCGGATTGACCCAGCGCTTTAAAACCGCTTTCGGTTCGCCCAACTTTTTTTCCGTAGAAAGCGTATGTTACCGGATGCGCATCAGAACCCGCCAGATCACATTCGGCAAATACCCCACCGAAGAACTGGATTCAAATCTGTATATCCTCTGGGGGCACAATCCGGATGCGTCGGATCTGCCGCTAAAGATGGCCATTGAGAAAAACATGCAAAAAGGTGCCAAAGTGGTGGTCATCGATCCCAAAAAGATCCCCATGTCCAAAAATGCAGACATGGTCCTTACCATTCGTCCCGGATCTGACGGCGCCCTGGCCCTGGCGATGATCCATGTGATCATCAAAGAAAAACGGTATGACCGGGCCTTTATCGACAAACACACCAAAGGTTTTGAAAAGCTGGTTCCCCACATTGAGCCCTTTACACCGGAATGGGCCCAAAAGATCACCTGGGTGCCCGCGGATAAGATTCGAAAGCTGGCGCGAATGTTTGCCGCCACAAAGGGCGCCGCCATCTACCAGGGAACGTGCACCCAGGATCAGACCGCCAATGGAACCCAGAACAGCCGGGCGTTTTCCATTCTTCAGGTGATCACCGGAAATATCAATGTACCCGGCGGCTGGGTGATCAGTCCCCGGCCCTATTTGGGTAATGTGGGACTGGCCGGAGACGGAGATCCCTTGGGCATCGATAAGTACCCCTTGTTCATAGAGTTGTGGGGCAGGAAAAGTCCTTACGGCGTTGTGACCATGGTTCCTGAAAATATCCCGGATCTGTTAAAAAGCTTTATCGTGGTCGGCGGAAATCCCCTGGTGTCCATGCCGGACAGCAATGCGTTCAAGGAGGCATTCAGGAAACTGGATCTGTTGGTGGTCCACGATCTGTACATGACCGATACGGCAAAGGAAGCCCATTATGTTTTGCCCGCCTGCTCCAACCTGGAAAAATACGGCGTGGCGTATAATTACAATGTGTGCCACTGCATTCCCTATCTGATGCTGCGCAAAAAGTGCATTGAACCATACGAAGAAAGCTGGTCCGAATGGAAATTATTCACGGAACTGGCAAAACGTCTGGGGCTGGAAGAATATTTCCCCTGGGCATCGGAAGAGGAACTGGTTGCCTTTGAACTGGGCCAGACCGGGTTTTCCTTTGACTACCTGTTAAATGAGAAACCCGAAGGCGATTACTACCAGCAAAAATCCTACACGATCCCGGACGGCACGTTTAAAACGCCGTCCAAAAAGATTGAAATTTACAGTGATGCCATGCAGCAGGCAGGATTCGATCCCTTGCCCACATACCTGGAGCCGCTCAAGAGCCCCCAGTCAAAAAAATACAGAGATCTAAAAAAATATCCCCTGATCCTGGGAACCGGCAACCGCAGCTATTATTACACCCATTCCCAGCACCGCAATATTGATGCGCTAAATGGGCAAGACCCGCATCCCATGGCGGAACTGAGCCGCAACACCGCCAAAGATTTCGGAATCAAACAAGGCGATGATGTCAGCGTTTCCACGGACCGGGGAACCGTGTTCATGAAAGCCAGTGTGGTGGACTGCGTGGCCGACGGCATCGTGTTTGTCCCCCATGGCTGGTCCGGGCAGGCCAATGCCAACCTGTTAACAGACGCCAAATGCAGGGAGCCCATCCTGGGGTACCCGGACATGAAATCGCTAATGTGTGCGATCAAGAGCGTGGAAATCAGCAGGTAA
- a CDS encoding sigma 54-interacting transcriptional regulator encodes MTKDLNKDKKDYTEVIERQFRELNSLAEMNKKIHSTMKMERLLQIMVELAVIGVNFERGLIYLLEDNFLRCVASLDRIKKEKGFTVKNLKGFKMDETAVEVLVVQSGRSIYVSDAWTDKRVSRKRLKITDSKEYCAVPLKGRSGVLGVLTADKVYSRKPIMPEEIKTLELFAGHISLAIENAALFEEKERFTSLLEKKISERTLELAQTNEQLQLKMKELSTLFEISGSLNKNIGVNEVLELTLSLVKGLGHPVCAVHLWEGERFGKAFQIGLDDAYMQTEFPILEKEIKKTGLQKSGAFLLNDKPTQVIVPLRSKDRLLGILVVFISKGHVFGKEQEEFFSAFGLQASMALKNALAFQEILDQNSRMENLSRKLEQENISLREKMKAEREKKFVIGKSPAMKKVMALVQSVSSTNTSVIIYGETGTGKELIANTIHEISTRKLKPLIKVNCAAIPEELLESELFGHEKGAFTSAHDRRTGMFQLAQGGTIFLDEIGDISLKTQTKLLRVLQESEIQPLGSTTSIKMDVRVIAATNKDLKKKIEQGTFRSDLFYRLNVFPIIMPPLRDRLEDIPRLVEFFINKYAHLKKGKAHIDKDVIGIFLKYSWPGNIRELENIIERLMIISGSGNITITDLPREMSAEATDKVVVRPLNEAVFNFKKSLVRQALSESSGKKSNAAAMLGMPRSNFSRLLKQLGIT; translated from the coding sequence ATGACAAAAGATTTGAACAAAGATAAAAAGGATTATACCGAAGTTATTGAAAGGCAGTTTAGAGAGCTGAACAGTCTTGCCGAGATGAATAAGAAGATCCATTCGACCATGAAAATGGAACGGCTTCTCCAGATTATGGTGGAACTGGCGGTCATCGGCGTCAACTTCGAGAGGGGGCTGATCTATCTTCTGGAAGATAATTTTCTCCGTTGCGTTGCATCCCTTGACCGCATTAAAAAGGAGAAAGGCTTTACCGTTAAAAATCTGAAGGGCTTTAAAATGGACGAGACGGCAGTTGAAGTATTGGTCGTCCAGTCCGGAAGATCGATTTATGTGAGCGATGCCTGGACAGATAAACGGGTAAGCCGGAAACGTTTGAAAATCACTGACTCAAAGGAGTATTGCGCTGTTCCACTGAAAGGCCGTTCTGGAGTTCTGGGCGTGTTGACAGCAGATAAGGTTTATAGCCGAAAACCAATTATGCCTGAAGAAATCAAGACCCTTGAACTGTTTGCCGGCCATATCAGCCTTGCCATTGAAAATGCCGCACTTTTTGAGGAAAAGGAGCGTTTTACCTCCTTGCTTGAAAAGAAAATATCTGAAAGAACGCTGGAACTCGCCCAAACCAATGAGCAGTTACAGCTAAAAATGAAAGAGTTGTCCACTCTTTTTGAGATTTCCGGCAGCCTGAACAAGAATATTGGTGTGAATGAGGTCCTTGAGCTTACCCTTTCCCTGGTTAAGGGATTGGGTCATCCGGTCTGTGCTGTCCACTTGTGGGAGGGCGAAAGGTTTGGGAAGGCATTTCAGATCGGGCTGGATGATGCATATATGCAAACAGAATTTCCAATACTGGAAAAGGAAATTAAAAAAACAGGATTACAAAAATCGGGGGCATTCCTGCTAAATGACAAGCCGACTCAGGTAATTGTTCCTTTGCGATCAAAAGACAGATTGCTTGGAATTCTGGTGGTCTTCATCTCAAAAGGACATGTTTTCGGAAAGGAGCAGGAAGAGTTTTTTTCCGCGTTTGGCTTGCAGGCCTCCATGGCCCTTAAAAATGCCCTGGCTTTTCAGGAGATCCTTGATCAAAATAGCCGAATGGAGAATTTGTCCCGAAAGCTTGAACAGGAGAATATCTCCCTTAGGGAAAAAATGAAGGCGGAGCGGGAGAAGAAGTTCGTGATCGGGAAAAGCCCTGCCATGAAAAAAGTAATGGCGCTTGTGCAGAGCGTTTCTTCAACAAATACAAGCGTCATTATTTATGGTGAAACCGGCACCGGAAAAGAATTGATAGCCAATACGATCCATGAGATCAGTACCCGCAAGCTGAAACCCTTGATTAAGGTAAATTGTGCCGCCATTCCTGAGGAATTGCTGGAAAGCGAACTGTTTGGTCATGAAAAAGGTGCTTTTACGAGTGCACATGACCGAAGGACGGGTATGTTCCAGCTCGCACAGGGAGGAACGATTTTTCTGGATGAAATCGGCGATATTTCCCTTAAAACGCAGACCAAGCTTCTCCGGGTGCTTCAGGAGAGTGAAATACAGCCACTCGGATCGACAACATCCATAAAAATGGATGTCAGGGTAATTGCCGCGACCAACAAGGACCTGAAAAAAAAGATAGAACAGGGTACATTCCGCTCCGATCTATTCTATCGGCTCAATGTATTTCCCATTATAATGCCTCCCTTGCGGGACAGGCTGGAAGACATTCCCCGATTGGTTGAGTTCTTCATCAACAAATACGCCCATCTAAAAAAAGGGAAAGCGCATATCGATAAGGATGTCATCGGAATCTTCCTGAAATATTCCTGGCCAGGAAATATCAGAGAGCTCGAGAACATCATTGAGCGACTGATGATTATTTCGGGTTCAGGTAATATCACCATCACGGACCTGCCACGGGAGATGTCTGCGGAGGCCACGGACAAGGTCGTTGTCAGGCCTCTGAACGAAGCGGTTTTTAATTTTAAGAAGAGCCTTGTCCGGCAGGCCCTTTCAGAGAGTTCCGGGAAAAAATCCAATGCGGCCGCAATGCTGGGAATGCCCCGATCCAACTTTTCAAGACTGTTGAAACAGCTTGGCATAACCTGA
- the cobT gene encoding nicotinate-nucleotide--dimethylbenzimidazole phosphoribosyltransferase, with protein MNLIEKSIATIKPLNETVYAQARQRLADQARPAGSLGMLEDVSARLAAIFGTLDVHLPHKVIITCAGDHGVTEEGVSLFPQEVTPQMVFNFVNDGASINVLGKHAGARVIAADLGVNYDFDPQLPIFHKKVSKGTANFARVPAMTREQAEQSVSAGIEIVNELMAEGPLDMLGTGDMGIGNTTPSSAVIAAFSGIPVEKLTGRGTGIDDTALANKIRVIEKALDLHRPDPTDPLDVLAKVGGFEIGGLAGLVIGAAAAGIPVVCDGLIATAGALIACELAPAAKAYLFASHRSVEVGHAFMHERLGVEPLIDLRFRLGEGTGAAVAMELLDASTRVLCDIKTFEEVAIADAQKP; from the coding sequence ATGAATCTGATTGAGAAAAGTATTGCCACCATCAAACCGCTGAATGAAACCGTCTATGCCCAGGCCCGGCAGCGGCTGGCCGACCAGGCCCGGCCGGCGGGAAGCCTGGGTATGCTTGAGGATGTCTCGGCACGGCTGGCGGCTATTTTCGGGACGCTGGACGTGCATCTGCCCCATAAGGTGATCATCACCTGCGCCGGAGACCACGGCGTGACCGAGGAGGGGGTGAGCCTGTTTCCCCAGGAGGTAACGCCCCAGATGGTGTTCAATTTCGTCAACGACGGGGCGTCCATTAACGTCCTCGGCAAGCATGCCGGGGCGCGGGTGATCGCCGCCGACCTGGGGGTTAATTACGACTTCGACCCGCAGCTGCCCATTTTCCACAAAAAGGTGTCCAAAGGCACGGCCAACTTCGCCCGCGTGCCGGCCATGACCCGCGAGCAGGCCGAACAGAGTGTGTCCGCCGGTATCGAGATCGTGAACGAACTGATGGCCGAGGGGCCGCTGGACATGCTCGGCACCGGCGATATGGGCATCGGCAACACCACGCCGTCGTCGGCCGTCATCGCGGCTTTTTCGGGAATTCCCGTGGAAAAACTCACCGGGCGGGGTACCGGCATTGACGATACCGCCCTGGCCAACAAGATCCGCGTGATCGAAAAGGCCCTGGACCTGCACCGGCCGGACCCCACTGACCCCTTGGACGTACTGGCCAAGGTGGGCGGGTTCGAAATTGGCGGCCTGGCCGGCTTGGTCATCGGTGCGGCCGCAGCGGGAATTCCCGTGGTCTGCGACGGCTTGATCGCCACGGCCGGTGCGCTGATTGCCTGCGAACTGGCCCCGGCGGCCAAGGCGTATCTTTTTGCCAGCCACCGCAGCGTCGAGGTGGGCCATGCCTTCATGCATGAACGCCTGGGCGTCGAACCCCTGATAGACCTCAGGTTTCGTCTGGGGGAGGGGACCGGTGCGGCCGTGGCCATGGAATTGCTCGATGCGTCGACGCGGGTGCTCTGCGATATCAAGACATTTGAAGAGGTGGCCATCGCGGATGCACAAAAACCATAG
- a CDS encoding phosphomethylpyrimidine synthase ThiC — protein sequence MKTQIELAGEGILSKQMQTVAADENIDAETIRQRVAEGQIVIPNNPYRKMQKVVGIGRGLRTKVNASPCPPRRNSIG from the coding sequence ATGAAGACACAGATTGAACTGGCCGGGGAAGGCATCCTCAGCAAGCAGATGCAGACGGTGGCTGCCGACGAGAACATCGACGCGGAAACCATTCGCCAGCGTGTGGCCGAGGGCCAGATCGTCATCCCCAACAATCCCTATCGAAAAATGCAGAAGGTGGTCGGCATTGGCCGGGGCCTGCGTACCAAGGTCAATGCCTCGCCCTGCCCACCGAGAAGGAATTCTATCGGTTGA
- a CDS encoding TonB-dependent receptor plug domain-containing protein, translating to MKRGIFYIWIGMIAQIINPVNGLCADEPPDYYKLDEVVISATRSETSVFDAPQSVTVVSEEEIMASPFERLEDILRYTVGFQNFSHYGQQTGGVSSHFSFRGVGRNRTLMLLDGVPLNDNFSNSIAWVAWGLIPKESIARIEIVRGPTSAAYGSEALGGVVHIITKKPAEKQETSLKFTAGSEDTYGGTAFHSQSISRFGYLLSGGYEESDGFYMVDPEGIEDYTLRRYREVGKGLGKMTYTLGDHTNLSLSALYYQHEMGKGREYFYDDLQMDQYRIGLTHRGDRMDWSGLVYLNRAEKTAYQDKFVNSTGSYIPDREETFPENQVWGAEIQNTARLFSSLTLTTGLAYKRIAMDYDVDYLTSDRDVGASGRQETLSPFMDLTSEFLDARLIINAGIRYDYIRNYDGQSWDTSTNSNDTYDSQTWDNFSPKAGIVFRPEGISSLRTSIGTGFRAPSLFDQYKLHVRGGGTSIRFPNPDLDPEKIVTWDIGGERLFFNRLWARLAYYQSWATDYIGSRTLRTYTVGSKTYKESTYDNISDVDIHGVEAELEYDIGYGLTTFFNYNYNISKIAKDEENPELEGKYLSGEPQHKYRAGLTYRNPDLINASIAFRYNVDEYADSENTEKVPDYMTLDLSVWRTFFDMVTLRLNVENVTDEDEYIEDGTLYYGSVQIDF from the coding sequence ATGAAGCGTGGGATATTTTATATATGGATTGGGATGATTGCCCAGATTATCAATCCCGTCAATGGGCTCTGTGCTGATGAGCCGCCCGATTACTACAAGCTCGACGAAGTAGTAATCTCAGCCACACGTTCGGAAACTTCTGTTTTTGATGCGCCCCAGAGCGTTACCGTGGTTTCGGAAGAGGAAATCATGGCATCGCCATTTGAAAGACTCGAAGATATCCTTAGGTACACCGTTGGATTCCAGAACTTTAGTCATTATGGGCAACAGACCGGTGGCGTGTCCAGTCATTTCTCATTTAGAGGGGTCGGCCGTAACCGCACGCTTATGTTGCTTGATGGCGTTCCACTCAATGACAATTTCAGCAATTCGATTGCATGGGTGGCCTGGGGCCTGATTCCCAAAGAAAGTATCGCGCGAATCGAAATCGTACGTGGACCGACATCCGCCGCCTATGGATCGGAGGCTTTGGGTGGCGTCGTCCACATCATTACCAAAAAGCCAGCGGAGAAACAGGAAACCAGTCTGAAATTTACCGCGGGATCGGAAGATACCTATGGCGGTACGGCTTTTCACTCCCAAAGCATATCCCGTTTCGGGTATCTGTTGTCTGGTGGTTACGAAGAAAGCGACGGTTTCTACATGGTGGATCCCGAGGGAATTGAAGACTATACCCTGAGGCGCTACCGGGAGGTCGGCAAAGGGCTGGGCAAAATGACCTATACTTTGGGTGATCACACCAATCTGTCGTTAAGCGCGCTTTACTATCAACATGAAATGGGTAAGGGGCGTGAGTATTTTTATGACGATCTGCAAATGGATCAGTATCGCATCGGGCTGACCCATCGGGGAGACCGAATGGACTGGTCAGGCCTGGTGTACTTGAACCGTGCCGAAAAAACCGCCTATCAGGACAAATTCGTCAATTCAACCGGTTCCTATATCCCTGACCGTGAAGAGACGTTTCCTGAAAACCAGGTCTGGGGCGCCGAAATTCAAAATACGGCGCGTTTGTTCAGCAGCCTCACGCTAACAACCGGCTTGGCCTACAAGCGCATCGCCATGGATTATGATGTGGATTATTTGACCAGCGACCGCGATGTCGGCGCCTCCGGGCGGCAGGAAACCCTGTCTCCCTTCATGGATTTGACAAGCGAATTCCTTGACGCAAGGCTCATCATCAACGCTGGTATCCGTTATGATTATATTCGTAACTATGATGGTCAAAGTTGGGATACAAGCACCAATTCTAATGATACATATGATTCGCAAACATGGGACAATTTTTCTCCAAAAGCCGGCATCGTTTTTCGCCCAGAAGGAATTTCAAGTCTACGCACATCAATTGGCACCGGCTTCAGGGCGCCCAGTCTCTTCGACCAATATAAACTGCATGTGCGCGGTGGGGGGACAAGCATAAGGTTTCCCAATCCAGACCTTGATCCCGAAAAGATCGTCACCTGGGATATTGGCGGTGAGCGGCTCTTTTTCAATAGGTTGTGGGCAAGACTGGCCTACTACCAATCCTGGGCTACCGATTACATCGGCAGCCGAACCCTGAGAACCTATACTGTTGGAAGCAAAACTTATAAAGAAAGCACGTACGATAATATCAGCGATGTCGACATCCACGGTGTGGAGGCGGAGTTGGAATATGATATCGGGTATGGTCTGACAACGTTTTTCAATTACAATTACAATATTTCCAAAATCGCCAAGGACGAAGAAAATCCTGAACTCGAAGGCAAATACCTTTCGGGAGAGCCCCAACACAAATACAGGGCTGGTCTGACTTATCGAAATCCCGACTTGATCAATGCATCCATTGCTTTCAGGTACAATGTCGATGAATACGCGGACTCCGAAAACACTGAAAAAGTCCCCGACTACATGACCCTTGATCTGTCCGTCTGGAGAACGTTCTTTGATATGGTTACCCTACGCCTTAATGTGGAAAATGTCACGGATGAGGACGAGTATATCGAGGATGGAACATTGTATTACGGTTCGGTTCAGATCGATTTTTAA
- a CDS encoding DUF4198 domain-containing protein codes for MIKAVDREGGEIPITRIAEKEKALFRAERPTCLAAVRCEWGGRVETTRGKKLMTRQEAEKQGFKVLKAFTSTQTSKTMFAETTAISNPLGLVFEVVPLKSPYRLGPDEPLEVKLLFDGAPLKHAVVSLNDQTRTETDAQGIARFAVKQSGRQLIAAKHIVPVKDNSEIDYLKFMTFFIFEAK; via the coding sequence ATGATCAAAGCAGTAGACCGGGAAGGCGGTGAGATCCCGATTACGCGGATTGCGGAAAAAGAAAAGGCGTTATTTCGGGCGGAACGTCCGACGTGCCTGGCGGCCGTGCGCTGCGAGTGGGGTGGCCGGGTCGAAACCACCCGGGGCAAGAAACTGATGACCCGGCAAGAAGCCGAAAAGCAGGGTTTCAAGGTCCTCAAGGCCTTCACATCCACACAGACTTCGAAGACGATGTTCGCGGAAACGACAGCCATCAGCAACCCTTTGGGGCTGGTCTTCGAGGTGGTGCCGCTCAAAAGCCCCTACCGGCTAGGTCCGGATGAGCCACTGGAGGTAAAGTTGCTCTTTGACGGGGCGCCGCTCAAGCACGCCGTGGTCTCCCTAAACGATCAAACCCGAACGGAAACTGATGCCCAGGGCATTGCCAGGTTTGCCGTGAAGCAATCGGGCCGGCAGCTGATCGCTGCCAAGCACATCGTGCCGGTCAAAGATAATTCCGAGATTGACTACCTGAAATTCATGACTTTTTTCATATTCGAGGCAAAGTGA